In Solanum pennellii chromosome 7, SPENNV200, the following are encoded in one genomic region:
- the LOC107024014 gene encoding GEM-like protein 1 → MNRNPNPNPDHPHSSDYAPYPKLNPNNVAPVSETWTPVNVGSNPPYAPIYGSAATSMPTESNPYVTPEPAQTPASLVKNKMDSVKDALGKWGKKAAETTKKAEDLAGNMWQHFKTSPSLADAAMGRIAHGTKVLAEGGYEKVFRQTFETVPEEKLLKSYACYLSTSAGPVMGVLYLSTAKLAFCSDNPLSYKVGDQTEYSYYKVVLPVDQLKAVNPSISKINPAEKYIQVISVDNHEFWFMGFVNYDNAVKSLQGALLGDHS, encoded by the exons ATGAACCGAAACCCCAACCCTAATCCAGATCATCCTCATTCTTCCGATTACGCACCATACCCAAAGCTCAATCCAAACAACGTCGCTCCGGTATCTGAGACCTGGACTCCGGTTAATGTCGGATCGAATCCTCCATATGCGCCTATATATGGCAGCGCTGCAACTTCTATGCCTACTGAGTCTAATCCCTATGTTACTCCTGAGCCTGCTCAAACCCCTGCTTCATTAGTGAAGA ATAAAATGGATTCTGTTAAGGATGCCCTTGGTAAGTGGGGAAAGAAGGCTGCAGAGACAACAAAGAAGGCTGAAGATCTTGCTGGGAATATGTGGCAGCACT TTAAAACAAGCCCCAGTTTGGCTGATGCGGCTATGGGAAGAATTGCTCATGGAACAAAGGTCTTGGCAGAAGGTGGTTATGAAAAAGTCTTCAGACAAACATTTGAGACTGTCCCAGAGGAAAAGCTTTTGAAGTCATATGCATGCTACTTATCTACTTCTGCTGGTCCGGTCATGGGAGTTCTGTACTTATCCACTGCAAAACTAGCATTTTGTAGTGATAATCCTCTTTCATACAAAGTTGGTGATCAGACAGAATATAGCTACTACAAG GTGGTTCTCCCAGTAGACCAACTTAAAGCTGTTAATCCATCAATTAGCAAGATCAATCCAGCTGAGAAGTACATCCAGGTCATCTCAGTTGACAATCATGAGTTTTGGTTTATGGGTTTTGTTAACTACGATAATGCTGTCAAAAGCTTGCAAGGTGCTCTGTTGGGTGATCACTCATAG